In Caproiciproducens sp. NJN-50, the following are encoded in one genomic region:
- a CDS encoding ABC transporter permease subunit, producing MYSDRKIAFEKLLTAGTIAVIFAVWFTATGFGWVDPKLVPPPQSVWSAFLDIAQNGYRNHTLFQHIGASLGRLLTAFLLAAAAAVPLGLASGFHSGIRAALEPVVEFYRPLPPLAYYTILVLWLGIEDQSKVALLFLACFAPIYVSCVSAVLKINEDYLNCAYAAGASRWQVFVHVVFPACLPDVLTGLRTALGVGYTTLVSAEMVAATSGLGWMVLDASRILRSDITFLGIIIMGITGILMDRGLRLLERGLVPWKGKE from the coding sequence ATGTATTCGGATCGTAAGATTGCGTTTGAGAAGCTTCTGACGGCGGGTACGATCGCAGTCATTTTCGCGGTGTGGTTTACGGCGACCGGTTTCGGGTGGGTTGACCCAAAGCTGGTACCGCCGCCCCAGTCCGTCTGGAGCGCTTTTCTTGATATTGCGCAGAACGGCTACCGAAATCACACTCTTTTCCAGCACATTGGGGCCAGTCTGGGGAGACTGCTTACGGCGTTTCTGCTTGCCGCTGCCGCCGCCGTCCCGCTTGGGCTGGCAAGCGGGTTCCATTCCGGGATACGGGCCGCTCTGGAACCTGTGGTCGAATTTTACAGGCCGCTTCCGCCTCTCGCGTATTATACGATTCTGGTCCTTTGGCTGGGAATAGAGGACCAGTCCAAGGTTGCGCTTCTGTTTCTGGCCTGTTTTGCGCCGATCTATGTTTCCTGTGTTTCCGCAGTGCTTAAAATCAATGAGGATTATTTAAACTGCGCGTACGCGGCTGGCGCGAGCCGATGGCAGGTGTTTGTTCACGTTGTTTTTCCGGCCTGTCTGCCCGATGTGCTGACAGGGCTTCGCACGGCTCTCGGAGTCGGGTATACGACTCTGGTGTCGGCTGAAATGGTCGCCGCGACTTCCGGCCTGGGCTGGATGGTCCTGGATGCAAGCCGGATTCTAAGGAGCGATATCACCTTCCTGGGAATCATCATTATGGGAATCACAGGGATCCTGATGGACAGAGGGCTCAGGCTTTTGGAGCGGGGGCTGGTTCCCTGGAAAGGAAAGGAGTAA
- a CDS encoding sulfurtransferase TusA family protein, whose product MEVRDLDCLYEVCPIPLIKAVKELKKMVSGDILVVHSDESCVGVMMEEWAEQNHYSIKIVEPKDGEWEIYLQKP is encoded by the coding sequence ATGGAAGTCAGAGATTTGGATTGTTTGTATGAGGTTTGTCCGATTCCTTTAATCAAAGCGGTCAAGGAACTGAAAAAAATGGTCTCCGGGGATATTCTGGTGGTTCATTCGGACGAAAGCTGCGTCGGGGTGATGATGGAAGAATGGGCGGAACAGAATCACTATTCCATCAAAATCGTGGAGCCGAAGGACGGCGAGTGGGAAATTTATCTTCAAAAGCCATAA
- a CDS encoding YeeE/YedE family protein, with amino-acid sequence MSKKEQVLGVVVLVLSLLLGKAFLKPGMLLRLVIGLALGYTLMRAYTGFAGSVNRAYRTGSTKLMRALMLMFFVSSVLTAAFLLNSDASAFSLWVNPINIGLMLGGVLFGFGMALSSCCATGVLTDLVVGLPRAFITLVFFGLGVYLGFPVQNTAGWVKNSWFTSASGGKFAGGVFLPDLFSWDGLNGYLGALVLTALLCGIVVYLSYRYEKSRKEKNTYVGNETEIMQEQPDLFDSKSYQLFSGATFDRVFAKPWTLAQGAAVLSVLFAVLMGTTKAGWGASTPYGVWFGKLLLVFGVSPDAVAGFARMKPDSFVQPFFQNAVSVQNFGIILGTILYLLVAGVLVRTFREGLHITFREGLIFALGGLSMGFGTRLSNGCNVGALYTPIANFSLSGWIFLIFLVAGGVLGNLFGKAAFAKKKSGGLLG; translated from the coding sequence ATGAGCAAAAAGGAACAGGTTCTTGGAGTTGTGGTTTTGGTTTTGTCACTGCTGCTCGGCAAGGCATTTTTAAAGCCGGGGATGTTGCTTCGGCTTGTCATCGGCCTGGCGCTGGGCTATACTTTGATGAGGGCCTATACGGGTTTTGCGGGCAGCGTCAACCGCGCGTACCGGACCGGATCGACAAAGCTGATGAGGGCGCTGATGCTCATGTTCTTTGTTTCCAGCGTGCTGACGGCCGCGTTTTTGCTGAATTCGGATGCTTCAGCATTCAGCCTGTGGGTCAATCCGATCAATATCGGCCTGATGCTCGGCGGGGTCCTGTTCGGGTTCGGCATGGCGCTTTCGTCCTGCTGCGCCACGGGAGTGCTGACCGACCTGGTGGTGGGTCTGCCGCGGGCATTTATCACGCTGGTGTTTTTCGGACTGGGCGTTTACCTTGGGTTCCCGGTTCAGAATACCGCGGGGTGGGTTAAGAATTCCTGGTTCACTTCGGCTTCTGGCGGAAAATTTGCGGGCGGAGTCTTCCTTCCGGATCTGTTTTCATGGGACGGTCTCAACGGATACCTGGGAGCTCTGGTTCTGACGGCTCTGCTCTGCGGAATCGTCGTTTATCTTTCCTACCGGTACGAGAAGAGTCGCAAGGAAAAAAATACATACGTGGGCAATGAGACGGAGATCATGCAGGAGCAGCCGGATCTTTTTGACAGCAAGAGCTATCAGCTGTTCAGCGGGGCGACTTTCGACCGGGTCTTCGCCAAACCGTGGACTCTGGCGCAGGGGGCGGCCGTCCTCAGCGTGCTGTTCGCGGTGCTGATGGGCACGACGAAAGCGGGGTGGGGGGCCTCCACTCCCTACGGCGTCTGGTTCGGCAAGCTGCTGCTTGTCTTCGGAGTTTCTCCGGATGCCGTGGCGGGATTCGCGAGAATGAAGCCGGATTCCTTCGTGCAGCCCTTTTTCCAAAATGCAGTATCCGTACAGAATTTCGGTATCATTCTGGGAACGATCCTCTATCTTCTGGTTGCCGGTGTGCTTGTCAGGACGTTCCGCGAGGGTTTGCACATCACGTTCCGCGAAGGGCTCATCTTTGCGCTCGGCGGCCTTTCCATGGGGTTTGGAACAAGACTTTCAAACGGGTGCAATGTGGGCGCGCTCTACACCCCGATCGCGAATTTTTCCCTTTCCGGCTGGATCTTTCTGATCTTTTTGGTCGCGGGCGGCGTTCTGGGCAACCTGTTCGGCAAGGCGGCGTTTGCAAAGAAAAAAAGCGGCGGCCTGTTGGGCTAA
- a CDS encoding LysR family transcriptional regulator, with amino-acid sequence MDFQYLESFYTTVKYNSISKAAVALHLTQPGLSLQLKSLENEMGTKLLDRSNKGVRLTEEGKVVYNYAVTILSLKGNIKRDLKNLQENHPKLNIGSCYAVGEFALPCSIYIFKKFYDDVDIQVKLMNSTEVIERLLDHTIGLGIIQDHPRMGEVIARTIISDELVLVGHSCGGQKKIDLEKLKRLPLILREKTSSTGYLLEKALQKESVSLDQLHVIYHLDSPGAIKSSVSAGNGFSFLPKLMIKKELKEGTLEQIEIDRLKIVFNYNMAYRKDSVLSGQEKNFIEFIHSNRRGFC; translated from the coding sequence ATGGACTTCCAATACCTGGAATCGTTTTATACCACGGTCAAATACAACAGTATTTCCAAGGCCGCCGTCGCCCTCCATCTGACGCAGCCCGGGCTGAGCCTTCAGCTGAAAAGTCTGGAAAACGAGATGGGGACCAAGCTGTTGGACCGCAGCAATAAAGGAGTGCGGCTGACGGAAGAGGGAAAAGTCGTCTACAACTACGCGGTCACGATTCTCTCCCTGAAGGGCAATATTAAAAGGGACTTGAAAAACCTGCAGGAGAACCATCCGAAGCTTAACATCGGCTCCTGTTATGCCGTCGGAGAGTTTGCCCTTCCCTGCAGCATCTATATTTTCAAAAAGTTTTACGATGATGTCGATATCCAGGTCAAACTGATGAATTCCACCGAGGTGATTGAAAGGCTGCTGGACCATACCATCGGCCTGGGAATCATTCAGGACCATCCCAGAATGGGCGAAGTCATCGCCAGGACGATCATTTCGGATGAGCTTGTTCTTGTCGGACATTCTTGCGGCGGTCAAAAGAAAATCGACCTGGAGAAATTAAAAAGGCTGCCGCTGATTCTGCGGGAAAAGACCTCCAGCACCGGGTATCTGCTGGAAAAGGCCCTGCAGAAAGAAAGCGTCAGCTTGGATCAGCTGCATGTAATTTATCATCTGGACTCCCCCGGAGCGATCAAATCCTCCGTTTCGGCGGGGAACGGTTTTTCGTTTCTGCCGAAGCTGATGATTAAAAAAGAGCTGAAGGAGGGCACTCTGGAGCAGATTGAAATCGACCGGCTGAAAATTGTTTTCAATTACAATATGGCTTACCGAAAGGATTCCGTTTTGTCCGGGCAGGAGAAGAATTTTATTGAATTCATCCACTCCAACCGGCGCGGGTTTTGCTGA
- a CDS encoding YeeE/YedE thiosulfate transporter family protein, translating to MSSDEMNELIQKRQKARIVQKKNQIPYAAVLLVLACACAGFLWVDVREDTVFWVLGIAFGFVMRDSRFCFASTFRDVFLVRNTKLMRALILSLMVSTVGFAVIQSGYLRSHPDAGYSDIPGILNSVGPHTAIGAFLFGIGMALAGGCAASVLMRIGEGHVLPLITLLGFLIGTVMGARDYPFWYDRIIQNCAVVYFPEYMDFGTAVMLQIAVLAGLYGLASWYQKRMTETER from the coding sequence ATGTCATCCGACGAAATGAATGAACTGATACAAAAGAGGCAAAAAGCCAGAATTGTTCAGAAGAAGAATCAGATTCCATACGCGGCGGTTCTGTTGGTTCTTGCGTGCGCGTGCGCGGGCTTCCTCTGGGTGGATGTCCGCGAAGATACGGTTTTCTGGGTTCTGGGCATCGCGTTCGGATTTGTGATGCGGGATTCCCGCTTCTGCTTCGCGTCGACTTTTCGGGACGTCTTCCTTGTCAGGAATACGAAGCTGATGCGCGCTCTGATCCTTTCGCTGATGGTCAGCACCGTGGGATTCGCCGTGATTCAATCCGGTTATCTGAGAAGCCACCCGGACGCGGGCTATTCCGACATCCCCGGGATTCTGAACTCCGTCGGGCCGCACACCGCGATCGGCGCGTTCCTTTTCGGCATCGGCATGGCACTGGCCGGCGGATGCGCGGCCAGTGTGCTGATGAGAATCGGAGAAGGCCATGTGCTGCCGCTGATTACCCTTCTGGGGTTTCTGATCGGCACTGTGATGGGGGCGAGGGATTACCCGTTCTGGTACGACCGTATCATTCAGAACTGCGCCGTCGTGTATTTCCCTGAATACATGGATTTTGGTACCGCCGTCATGCTGCAGATCGCCGTTCTGGCCGGCTTGTATGGCTTGGCTTCGTGGTACCAGAAAAGAATGACGGAGACGGAACGATAG
- a CDS encoding ABC transporter ATP-binding protein, whose amino-acid sequence MDRIQYERTGPLLSLTGVGFRYPGKKDEVTALREISFTMETGEFLCVLGPSGCGKSTLLKLIAGFLKPTEGEIRMEGRPVRGPDWHRGVVFQVPTLYSWLNVRDNIAFGLKMRRLPKEQIRNAAQKYIGLVGLKGFEEKKPYELSGGMKQRVSLARALANQPEILLMDEPLGALDALTRQNMQALVRRIWRETGNTVLLITHDVDEALALGTRIMVLSSRPGRILNEFHPDFTRRYLGEDGEKIRYLPEYRELRGRILSEIIGENGTE is encoded by the coding sequence GTGGATCGGATACAGTATGAGCGGACGGGACCGCTGCTTTCCCTGACCGGCGTGGGATTTCGCTATCCCGGCAAAAAAGACGAGGTCACGGCACTGCGGGAGATCAGTTTTACCATGGAAACGGGAGAGTTCCTGTGCGTGCTCGGTCCGTCCGGATGCGGAAAAAGCACCCTGCTGAAGCTGATCGCGGGGTTCCTGAAGCCGACCGAGGGGGAAATCCGGATGGAGGGTCGTCCGGTCCGGGGACCGGACTGGCACCGCGGAGTTGTTTTTCAGGTGCCTACCCTGTATTCCTGGCTGAACGTGAGGGACAACATCGCTTTCGGTCTTAAAATGAGAAGGCTTCCAAAAGAACAAATCCGAAATGCGGCGCAAAAGTATATCGGACTGGTCGGCCTGAAAGGATTTGAAGAGAAAAAGCCCTATGAGCTTTCCGGCGGCATGAAGCAGAGGGTATCGCTCGCGAGGGCTCTGGCGAACCAGCCGGAGATTCTGCTGATGGATGAGCCGCTCGGCGCGCTGGACGCGCTGACGAGGCAGAACATGCAGGCACTGGTCCGCAGGATCTGGCGGGAGACCGGCAACACCGTTCTTCTCATCACGCACGACGTGGACGAAGCGCTGGCTCTTGGCACGAGAATCATGGTTCTTTCCAGCAGGCCGGGCAGGATCCTGAATGAATTCCACCCGGATTTTACCCGCCGGTACCTCGGCGAAGACGGCGAGAAGATCAGATATCTGCCGGAGTACAGGGAACTCCGGGGGAGAATTCTGAGTGAAATCATCGGGGAAAACGGGACGGAATAA
- a CDS encoding iron-containing alcohol dehydrogenase: MLPDYYEFYNPPKLLSGNFALENIPGALADLKAKKPLLLSDQILKKIGTLQTVTDALLSGGMTPGGSFTEIPADSSSLVVNQIAALFRSLGCDSIIAVGGGSVLDTAKGVRMLISQNAGNIMDVMGCETIDCGERVPFIAVPTTAGTGSESTMVAVILDPIKNIKMEFISYHLLPDVAVLDPRMTLTLPPRITASTGMDALCHALEAYTCLQKNPVSDAFAAGALEIIRDHLRTAVNNGKDVKARQAMANAAFMAGAAFSNSMVGMIHAIGHALGGVCHVPHGEAMTILMPYCMEYNFDVLEGLYGKLLLYLAGDEIYAGTPREERGRGTISLIRQMTSEFHESCGLPMRLSETKARREDFEKVAQAALKDGAMIVNPKQVGQQDVLNILEKAF; encoded by the coding sequence TTGCTGCCGGATTATTATGAATTTTACAACCCGCCCAAGCTGCTTTCCGGGAATTTCGCGCTGGAGAACATCCCGGGGGCGCTTGCGGATTTAAAGGCGAAAAAACCTCTTTTGCTCAGCGACCAGATACTGAAAAAAATCGGAACTCTGCAAACTGTAACCGACGCATTGCTTTCGGGCGGAATGACTCCGGGCGGAAGCTTCACGGAAATCCCCGCCGATTCCTCCTCGCTGGTCGTCAACCAGATCGCGGCGCTGTTCCGCAGCCTGGGCTGCGACAGCATCATCGCGGTCGGGGGCGGCTCCGTGCTGGACACCGCCAAAGGCGTGAGAATGCTGATCTCACAGAACGCTGGGAACATCATGGACGTCATGGGCTGCGAAACCATCGACTGCGGGGAGCGGGTTCCCTTCATCGCCGTGCCCACGACAGCCGGAACCGGCTCCGAATCCACGATGGTCGCCGTCATTCTCGATCCGATCAAAAATATCAAAATGGAGTTTATTTCCTACCATCTTCTTCCCGACGTCGCCGTTCTCGACCCGCGCATGACCCTTACGCTTCCTCCGCGCATCACGGCCTCCACCGGAATGGACGCGCTCTGCCACGCGCTGGAAGCCTATACCTGCCTTCAGAAAAACCCGGTCAGCGACGCGTTCGCGGCGGGCGCGCTCGAGATCATAAGGGACCATCTGCGGACCGCGGTAAACAACGGGAAGGACGTGAAAGCCCGTCAGGCCATGGCAAACGCGGCATTCATGGCGGGAGCCGCCTTTTCCAACTCCATGGTCGGCATGATCCACGCGATCGGGCACGCCCTCGGGGGCGTATGCCATGTCCCCCACGGCGAGGCGATGACCATTCTGATGCCGTACTGCATGGAGTACAACTTTGACGTGCTGGAAGGCTTGTACGGAAAGCTGCTTCTCTATCTTGCGGGCGATGAAATCTACGCCGGCACCCCCAGGGAAGAAAGAGGACGCGGGACCATATCCCTCATCCGGCAAATGACTTCCGAATTCCACGAAAGCTGCGGCCTGCCCATGCGCCTGAGCGAAACAAAAGCCAGACGGGAAGATTTTGAAAAAGTGGCGCAGGCTGCCCTGAAGGACGGCGCCATGATCGTCAACCCAAAGCAGGTCGGCCAACAGGACGTACTGAACATCCTGGAAAAAGCGTTTTAA
- a CDS encoding aldehyde dehydrogenase: MNIEETMEAQRAFFATNATKSVPFRIDALKKLKASILKKERELYAAMKSDLNKSEFETYMTELGMVLDELRFVAKHTPGWAKNRRVHTPLAQFHSRSFQMPEPYGVVLIMSPWNYPFMLCLEPLIGAIAAGNCAVLKPSAYAPKTSQIISEIIADCFPQNYVAVVQGGRRENQDLLDQRFDYIFFTGSVSVGKLVMESAAKNLTPVSLELGGKSPCIIDKTANLKVAARRLAFGKFLNAGQTCVAPDYLFVHRSVKDQIIEYLKQEISAFYGSNPLENDSYPKIINEKHFNRLKGLMADGKILTGGETNGQEQIAPTLLDGVDGDSPVMREEIFGPILPVLTFDEIGEVISFVGNREKPLALYLFTTDRAVEKRVLTSLSFGGGCVNDTIIHLATSHMGFGGVGNSGMGSYHGKFSFDTFSHYKSILKKYNWIDLPFRYLPYTDLNLKLLKLFLH, from the coding sequence ATGAACATCGAAGAAACGATGGAGGCGCAGCGGGCTTTCTTCGCTACAAACGCCACCAAGTCCGTTCCGTTCCGGATCGACGCCCTGAAAAAACTGAAGGCATCCATCCTCAAAAAAGAGCGGGAACTTTACGCCGCCATGAAGTCCGATCTGAACAAGTCTGAATTTGAAACTTACATGACCGAGCTTGGAATGGTTTTGGACGAACTGCGGTTTGTCGCGAAACATACGCCGGGATGGGCGAAAAACAGAAGGGTCCACACTCCCCTGGCTCAGTTTCATTCCAGGAGCTTCCAAATGCCGGAGCCCTACGGAGTGGTCCTGATCATGTCCCCATGGAACTATCCTTTCATGCTGTGCCTGGAACCGCTGATCGGCGCCATCGCCGCGGGAAACTGCGCGGTTTTGAAACCGTCCGCCTACGCTCCAAAAACCTCTCAGATTATTTCTGAAATCATCGCGGACTGCTTTCCTCAAAATTACGTCGCCGTTGTGCAGGGCGGGCGCAGGGAGAATCAGGATCTGCTGGACCAGCGTTTCGACTACATCTTCTTCACCGGCAGCGTTTCCGTCGGAAAACTGGTCATGGAAAGCGCCGCCAAAAATCTCACGCCCGTCAGCCTTGAGCTGGGAGGGAAAAGCCCCTGCATCATCGACAAGACCGCAAATCTGAAAGTCGCGGCCAGGCGCCTGGCGTTCGGAAAATTTCTGAATGCCGGCCAGACCTGCGTGGCGCCCGATTATCTTTTCGTCCACCGCAGCGTCAAGGATCAGATCATAGAATACTTGAAACAGGAGATCAGCGCTTTCTACGGAAGCAATCCTCTTGAAAACGACAGCTACCCGAAAATCATCAATGAAAAGCATTTCAACCGTTTAAAAGGGCTGATGGCCGACGGCAAAATCTTAACGGGCGGGGAGACGAACGGCCAGGAGCAGATCGCGCCGACTTTGCTGGACGGGGTCGACGGGGACTCCCCGGTCATGCGGGAAGAAATCTTCGGCCCCATTCTGCCGGTCCTCACCTTCGACGAGATTGGGGAGGTCATTTCATTCGTCGGCAACAGGGAAAAGCCCCTCGCCCTTTACCTGTTCACCACGGACCGCGCGGTCGAAAAACGGGTACTCACCTCGCTTTCGTTCGGAGGCGGGTGCGTAAACGACACCATCATCCATCTCGCGACTTCCCATATGGGATTCGGCGGTGTGGGAAACAGCGGAATGGGGAGCTACCACGGAAAATTCAGCTTCGACACCTTCAGCCACTATAAAAGCATATTGAAGAAATACAACTGGATCGACCTGCCGTTCCGTTACCTGCCTTATACGGATCTGAACTTAAAACTGCTGAAGCTGTTTTTGCACTGA
- a CDS encoding YeeE/YedE thiosulfate transporter family protein yields MKRWLKTAWPYWAGGILLGALNVLLLASSGTVWQVSGGYLLWAGGILEWFGVKPFQWDYFRLYNTRYDEIISGNSAFFNQYTLLNLGVVFGALIAALLASQFKLGKIKNGKQAAYALLGGILMGYGSRLTGGCNIGSFFSGIPSFSLHAWVFWIFVSLGAWAGTKLLIKIVT; encoded by the coding sequence ATGAAACGATGGCTGAAAACGGCTTGGCCGTACTGGGCGGGAGGAATTCTGCTCGGCGCGCTGAATGTTCTGCTGCTTGCTTCAAGCGGAACCGTGTGGCAGGTTTCCGGAGGTTACCTTCTCTGGGCGGGAGGAATCCTCGAGTGGTTCGGCGTCAAACCGTTCCAATGGGATTATTTTCGGCTTTACAATACGAGATACGATGAGATTATCTCCGGCAACTCCGCTTTTTTCAACCAATATACCCTCTTGAATCTGGGAGTCGTTTTCGGTGCGCTCATTGCGGCACTGCTGGCTTCCCAATTTAAGTTGGGAAAAATCAAAAACGGAAAACAGGCCGCGTATGCTCTTCTCGGAGGAATTCTGATGGGCTACGGCTCCAGGCTGACCGGGGGATGCAATATCGGCAGCTTTTTCAGCGGGATTCCGTCCTTTTCCCTGCACGCCTGGGTGTTCTGGATCTTTGTCTCCCTGGGCGCGTGGGCGGGGACGAAACTCCTGATCAAGATTGTGACATAG
- a CDS encoding taurine ABC transporter substrate-binding protein, whose translation MRNYLLSAAAVALSAVLAFTGCSKTEKPAGGEAGTDSPGLPEIVTIGTQQMPDDEGVAIAKGYFQKELGVKVNIMEFQAGDIRNAMIAKNIDFALLGSSSAALGIASGMEVELIWVHEVLGDAEQLVARDGSGIRSLQDLKGKKVATAFTSTSHYSLLRAMQRDGISEKDVTLLDMQMPDIYAAWQRGNIDAAYAWEPTLSKLLESGKTILSSKDMAAKGVVTSNVEIVRKEFARRYPEIVKKYIKALNEAVELYRQHPDEAVGAVSKALSLSEEEAKKQMQGSVWLDAKEQLAPEYLGTSTQKGGIVNSMKDTADFLYEQKSLASEPKTGTFEQAVNPSYVEQALQ comes from the coding sequence GTGCGGAACTATTTACTCAGCGCCGCCGCCGTTGCGCTTTCGGCGGTTTTGGCGTTTACAGGCTGTTCAAAAACGGAAAAACCGGCAGGGGGCGAAGCCGGGACGGATTCGCCCGGTCTGCCCGAAATCGTGACGATCGGGACACAGCAGATGCCGGACGATGAAGGCGTCGCCATCGCGAAGGGCTACTTTCAGAAAGAGCTCGGCGTAAAAGTGAATATTATGGAATTTCAGGCCGGGGACATCCGGAATGCCATGATCGCGAAAAACATTGATTTTGCCCTTCTGGGTTCTTCTTCGGCCGCCCTCGGGATCGCAAGCGGAATGGAGGTCGAACTGATTTGGGTCCACGAGGTTTTGGGGGACGCGGAACAACTGGTTGCCCGGGACGGCTCCGGCATCCGGTCTCTTCAGGACCTGAAGGGGAAAAAGGTCGCGACGGCTTTTACCTCGACTTCGCATTACAGCCTTTTAAGGGCGATGCAGAGGGACGGCATTTCGGAAAAAGACGTCACGCTGCTCGATATGCAGATGCCGGACATTTATGCGGCGTGGCAAAGGGGAAATATCGACGCGGCTTACGCCTGGGAACCAACGCTCTCCAAGCTTCTGGAAAGCGGTAAGACGATCCTTTCCAGCAAGGATATGGCGGCCAAAGGGGTCGTGACGTCAAATGTGGAGATCGTCCGAAAAGAATTTGCGCGGCGCTATCCCGAAATTGTCAAAAAATATATCAAAGCCCTGAATGAGGCGGTCGAACTGTACCGGCAGCATCCCGATGAAGCGGTTGGGGCCGTCTCAAAGGCTCTGAGTCTTTCCGAAGAAGAGGCGAAGAAACAGATGCAGGGATCCGTCTGGCTGGATGCCAAAGAGCAGCTCGCTCCCGAATATCTCGGAACAAGCACCCAAAAGGGCGGCATTGTAAATTCGATGAAGGATACGGCTGATTTCCTGTATGAACAGAAAAGCCTGGCCTCTGAACCGAAGACCGGGACGTTTGAACAGGCCGTCAACCCGTCCTATGTGGAACAGGCGTTGCAATAG